The genomic segment aaTTCCAGTTGTTTTGGGTGACATAATACTCACCAAAGTGAATTTAAATGAAAGCAATGCAGTACACGAGTCTTTTTTCggcgaaaaaaaaaccaatttaatATGCTCTTaaattatttaacaaaatttgtgtttgttttggcGGATTtataacaattaaataataaGGGAATTTCATTGCGCTTAAACACTTTGGCGATAGACACGACGAAGACGAGGGTCTTCGTAATGATAGCCATTCGAGTTGTCTTCGCTGCCATCAATGGTATtgccaaaatctgtgccaaCAACTCCTTTATCATACACGCCGGCAAAGGAATCGGAGACTGATGAAGCCGTAGCGGACGAGGGAaggaaattttggctaaatgtaGCTGTGTTTTGAGAAACGGGAGCTGTTTGATACACAGCAGTTTGCTGGTACACAGGAGTTTGTTGATAAGCTGGAGCTGAGGAAATTATTGAAGTGTCAAGTTTTCCCACTGCAGGTTGATACACGGGAGCTGATTGATGCACTGCAGCTGTTTCATAGGCAGGAGCTGATTGAGTGATGGTAAAAGATGGTTGAGAGACTGCAGCTGTATGATAGCTAGGAGCCTGCTGGGAAACAGAAGCCTGTTGGTAGGCAGCAGGTGCAGATTCATATACAGGACTAGATTGATATACAGGAGCAGATTGATAAACAGGACTAGATTGGTACtcagtacccgatgtttgggaAGTGGTGTATGCCGGTTGCTCAACATAACCGGTTTGATAAACAGGAGCTTGATTGTAAACAGCAGCTGGCTGATTAACCACAGCGGTATTGAAAACGGGCAACTGTTGAGCAGTCGAAGAAGTGTGATATTCAGGCTGATAGTTCACTTGAGAAACTGGAACGGTGTGGTAAGGTATAGATTGTTGTTGGTTCACGCCAGATGATTGGGCTGAAgttcaaaagaagaaaaaaaaaaaagatataaaaaaaaggattttggaTTTCAGATTTTCCAGATCTTCCCAACATACCTGTACTACCAAAACTTATGTCGCCTTGACCATCATTGAATGAGCTGCCACTGCCAACAGCATCATGAATTGAACGTGTACTAGGCCCATGATAGTGATAACCCAAATGGGAAACATCCGCCACAACACCAGCAATTAAAGCCAAAGATAATAACAAAGAATTctgaaaaatattattaaataaatgtttgtatCCACTTTTCACAGGCCCATATTCAGTCAGAACTAACCATTTTGTGTAACTTATCAAAACCTAGCTATGAGAATGATTGATGTCAAATTGTGATGTTATGCTCTCTTTTATACATGCATCTTTGCGCTATTTTCATTAGCACCCCAAGTAATTAACAAAATTATGTTAACGCCTAAAATTTACCGCCTATGTGACAATATTATGGACAAGTTCATTATACTCGTATCTCCTAAGTTTATATGAAATGAGGGTCTATCTGTGTTCAAAGTGTGTTAGTTTTTTATGCTACGGCTTAAGGCgataatttcaaattttctaatGCTGATGAAGGGCATGTTAACCAAgttgcaaataatttttgtaaaaaaaaaaaattgagatgaATTTATGAATGAATGACATGAACAAGCACATGCAAAGAAGTTAGTATCTTGTTATAGTAGTTTAAGTCCTACTGAAAATATTGTAGATGTACACAGATCTTACGGCAAAAAGATATAAAGAGGTAGTAGGATAGGATTCGGCACACGTTCACTAGGGTTAACCTTAAAAAATGGTAAACACTCTGGAGACCATAGGTATGATGGTCAATCTGGTCACCAATGACCCGACTACCTTAAGTCTGCAAGTCCTAGTACCAAACCAAGGGTTAACAGCGACCATCCCACTGTAGACGAAATGTTTGATTTAGTGGCTCTAAACGTGTGCTAATaatttcccatggaaatgaTGTaagcaaaaaaattcaaattttacagGAGAcagctttttttatacccta from the Stomoxys calcitrans chromosome 1, idStoCalc2.1, whole genome shotgun sequence genome contains:
- the LOC106093972 gene encoding transcription initiation factor TFIID subunit 4-like, which encodes MVRKFIILSLALFAAAMADVSELSGYDYQAPAASQVHGDFSGASGYSSSHSYAAPAASAPANTYIPPAASAPASSYAAPQSFAPAPAASQSYAAPAASAPASSYIPPAASAPASSYAAPQSFAPAPAPQSFAPAPAASAPSSSYIPPAASSPVASVDFGDDGYRYKTQRRRVFRQRFAGVFPERWKVANVQTIPKKGEANNPAAYRPIAICSALSKVMKSMINHHLNSLLLSLALIAGVVADVSHLGYHYHGPSTRSIHDAVGSGSSFNDGQGDISFGSTAQSSGVNQQQSIPYHTVPVSQVNYQPEYHTSSTAQQLPVFNTAVVNQPAAVYNQAPVYQTGYVEQPAYTTSQTSGTEYQSSPVYQSAPVYQSSPVYESAPAAYQQASVSQQAPSYHTAAVSQPSFTITQSAPAYETAAVHQSAPVYQPAVGKLDTSIISSAPAYQQTPVYQQTAVYQTAPVSQNTATFSQNFLPSSATASSVSDSFAGVYDKGVVGTDFGNTIDGSEDNSNGYHYEDPRLRRVYRQSV